One Kineosporia corallincola DNA window includes the following coding sequences:
- the cobT gene encoding nicotinate-nucleotide--dimethylbenzimidazole phosphoribosyltransferase produces MTDDRLAATLDAIRPADQAALDAARDRQARLTKPLGALGVLEEVSVRLSGLAGTCPPPDPSPAAVAVFAADHGVHAQGVSPWPQEVTAQMVANFLAGGAAVNVLARQTGSAVVVVDAGVVTPLDAMVPEGARVPDASTVEPDRPRLIDRVVRRGSDDISVRPAMTREQAVRGLLNGIEIAGQLAASGYRCLVAGDMGIANTTASAALIAAFTGTDPAEVTGRGTGIDDEAHRHKVGVVRVALARRTAENDTHPQDPIDILASIGGLEHAQIAGFVLGAAAHRVPIVLDGVIAGASALVAAALSPAVVDACLAGHRSAEPGHAVALNHLGLTPLVDLELRLGEGSGAVLALPLVRSAVAVLSEMATFDTAGVTEKSS; encoded by the coding sequence ATGACCGACGACCGGCTCGCCGCCACGCTCGACGCGATCCGTCCCGCTGACCAGGCCGCCCTGGACGCGGCCCGGGACCGGCAGGCCCGTCTCACCAAACCGCTCGGCGCGCTGGGGGTGCTGGAGGAGGTCTCGGTGCGGCTGTCCGGCCTGGCCGGCACCTGCCCGCCGCCGGATCCCTCGCCCGCCGCGGTCGCGGTGTTCGCCGCCGACCACGGCGTGCACGCGCAGGGGGTCAGCCCGTGGCCGCAGGAGGTCACGGCGCAGATGGTCGCCAACTTCCTGGCCGGCGGTGCGGCGGTCAACGTGCTCGCCCGGCAGACCGGCTCCGCCGTCGTGGTGGTGGACGCGGGGGTCGTCACCCCGCTCGACGCGATGGTGCCCGAGGGCGCCCGGGTGCCCGACGCGTCCACCGTCGAGCCCGACCGGCCGCGGCTGATCGACAGGGTCGTGCGCCGGGGCAGCGACGACATCTCGGTGCGCCCGGCGATGACCCGCGAACAGGCCGTGCGGGGACTGCTCAACGGCATCGAGATCGCCGGGCAGCTGGCTGCTTCCGGCTACCGCTGTCTGGTGGCCGGTGACATGGGCATCGCCAACACCACCGCCTCGGCGGCCCTGATCGCCGCCTTCACCGGCACCGACCCGGCCGAGGTCACCGGCCGGGGCACCGGCATCGACGACGAGGCGCACCGGCACAAGGTCGGCGTGGTGCGGGTGGCCCTGGCCCGTCGCACCGCCGAGAACGACACCCACCCGCAGGACCCGATCGACATCCTGGCCTCGATCGGCGGTCTGGAGCACGCGCAGATCGCCGGCTTCGTGCTCGGCGCGGCCGCCCACCGGGTGCCGATCGTGCTCGACGGTGTGATCGCGGGCGCCTCCGCCCTGGTCGCGGCCGCCCTGAGCCCCGCCGTCGTGGACGCCTGCCTGGCCGGTCACCGCTCGGCCGAGCCGGGCCACGCGGTGGCCCTGAACCACCTGGGTCTCACCCCGCTGGTCGACCTCGAACTGCGCCTGGGCGAGGGCAGCGGTGCCGTGCTGGCCCTGCCGCTGGTCCGATCGGCTGTCGCCGTGCTGAGCGAGATGGCGACGTTCGACACAGCCGGCGTCACCGAGAAGAGTTCCTGA
- the cobA gene encoding uroporphyrinogen-III C-methyltransferase codes for MSQVDRPYLAGLDLTGRRVVVVGGGTVAQRRLPALLDVGAVIDLVAPEVTPAIEGMAGAGEITWQARPYETGDLTGAWYVMALTDRPEINARVAAEADERHVFCVRADRGAAGSASTPASGEWRGLRIAVASESIGPGSEHGADPIRAAVVRDSLLEWLRSGAGDEILAERKQARGEQTRADMAPQKLPGVALVGGGPGDPDLITVRGRRLLGQADVVVVDRLGPRSLLPELSPDVELIDATKLPRGRFMAQETINATLVEHALAGKFVVRLKGGDPYVFGRGSEELEACLAAGVPVQVVPGLSSAVSVPGLAGIPLTHRGVAHEAVIVSGHLPPDNPDSLIDWTALARLHGTIVVLMGVANLPAIAQTLVAHGRDPKTGVAVIQDGSMPAERVTVSSLAEIGDVAVRENIRPPAIIVIGDVVNRRPQEPTTT; via the coding sequence ATGTCGCAGGTGGACAGGCCCTATCTCGCCGGCCTCGACCTGACCGGACGCCGCGTCGTCGTGGTCGGGGGCGGCACCGTGGCTCAGCGCAGGCTTCCGGCCCTGCTCGACGTCGGCGCGGTCATCGACCTGGTGGCCCCCGAGGTCACCCCGGCGATCGAGGGCATGGCCGGCGCCGGTGAGATCACCTGGCAGGCCAGGCCCTACGAGACCGGCGACCTGACCGGCGCCTGGTACGTCATGGCCCTGACCGACCGGCCCGAGATCAACGCCCGGGTCGCCGCGGAGGCCGACGAACGTCACGTGTTCTGCGTGCGCGCAGACCGGGGCGCCGCGGGCAGCGCGTCCACGCCGGCCAGCGGCGAGTGGCGCGGTCTGCGCATCGCCGTGGCCAGCGAGTCGATCGGGCCGGGATCCGAGCACGGGGCCGACCCGATCCGGGCCGCCGTCGTCCGTGATTCTCTGCTCGAATGGCTGCGTTCCGGCGCCGGCGACGAGATCCTCGCCGAGCGCAAGCAGGCCCGCGGTGAGCAGACCCGCGCCGACATGGCGCCGCAGAAGCTGCCGGGTGTGGCTCTGGTGGGTGGCGGCCCGGGCGACCCGGACCTGATCACGGTGCGCGGCCGCCGCCTGCTCGGCCAGGCCGACGTGGTGGTGGTCGACCGGCTCGGCCCGCGCAGCCTGCTGCCCGAGCTCAGCCCCGACGTCGAGCTGATCGACGCGACCAAGCTGCCGCGCGGCCGCTTCATGGCCCAGGAGACGATCAACGCCACGCTGGTGGAGCACGCCCTGGCCGGGAAGTTCGTGGTGCGGCTCAAGGGCGGCGACCCGTACGTGTTCGGCCGTGGCTCCGAAGAGCTGGAGGCCTGCCTGGCCGCCGGTGTGCCGGTGCAGGTGGTTCCCGGCCTGAGCAGCGCTGTCTCGGTGCCCGGCCTGGCCGGCATCCCGCTGACCCATCGCGGGGTCGCGCACGAGGCGGTGATCGTGTCGGGTCACCTGCCGCCCGACAACCCGGACTCGCTGATCGACTGGACGGCCCTGGCCCGGCTGCACGGCACGATCGTGGTGCTGATGGGGGTGGCCAACCTGCCGGCGATCGCGCAGACCCTGGTGGCCCACGGGCGCGACCCGAAGACCGGCGTGGCGGTGATCCAGGACGGGTCGATGCCCGCCGAGCGGGTCACCGTGTCCAGCCTCGCTGAGATCGGGGACGTGGCCGTGCGGGAGAACATCCGCCCGCCCGCGATCATCGTGATCGGCGACGTGGTGAACCGGCGGCCCCAGGAGCCCACGACGACGTGA